Proteins encoded within one genomic window of Prosthecochloris marina:
- a CDS encoding BamA/TamA family outer membrane protein, with translation MRFFLKKYIVTGLVIASTSLCSFSIGIAQPQKIPKSIIGDQKRVQVVPGEHYRASSLHRMLFGDHWRSLWTSPMDVDVLDLQSFAGGLKPYKKGGGFQTISLRFRGSDGKQYRFRTVDKDPTRGMPEKLRGTVVSAVVQDQVSSSNPASVAVISPLLDAAGVLHAPARFVVMPYDREHLGKYYEEFAGLLGTIEEHPDENDGPVNAFAGADKVVKTDTMFEALQKDNRNRVDAEAYLRARLIDLFIGDWDRHAGQWRWAGFREKGEVVWRPVPKDRDNAFSRQDGVFSWVVTQVIPHIEGFGDDLDEVYFLSWSGRPLDRRIFPGLSRVRWKEVTNELQTLLTDELINDAVRQMPPAMYAEEGEKILHDLKTRRDLLVEASDELYRIYAEDVDIYASDKPEFAKIERNGDGTVAVKIYRMQDDLASRDAVPFYARVFDPRHTAEIRLYLEGGNDYAVIDGILAEDIDVRIIGGKGKDKIIDRVTASAGGFSTRAGNYLYDRGSETDFGEGKYTVVDNSRIEDPIDERAKYGFKARDYGRELDASIANLRLDYAPEYGAFLGWGVVLEDYGFRKDPYNYNMELSGGIAYDPGSEFRYKLEYRGDFRSFIDGTELLLEIGTTELDVINFYGFGNESSFDTSLYDEDDFEIKQQLTWIRPTLQFPANSDFQFRTGLEAKFVDLEVEPGSQLETMAPYGIDEDFVGSIIAGFRYDNRDCGKGIMLSPTNQLGRLARGRTFCATAALSGMVLDIEGAYYPELFGNSNSFWKVKAEGTAYLPLPSLPYSRLVLRAGGEKIWGDFPFYEAAYIGGSESIRGYDKQRFAGDASLYANSEFRFYLATFKFFVPVMFGPLAFIETGRVFYDGEDSDRWHTGYGGGLWFGFIEPRYALSIAVGRGVDSARLTDDIGIYVRTGFSF, from the coding sequence ATGAGATTTTTTTTGAAAAAATATATCGTAACGGGGTTGGTTATTGCCTCGACCTCATTATGCTCATTTTCGATTGGCATTGCCCAACCTCAAAAGATTCCCAAGTCTATTATCGGCGACCAAAAAAGAGTACAGGTTGTTCCAGGAGAACACTACAGGGCAAGCTCCTTACATCGTATGCTTTTTGGTGATCACTGGCGTTCGCTCTGGACATCTCCGATGGATGTTGATGTTCTTGATTTACAAAGCTTTGCCGGGGGACTGAAACCTTACAAAAAAGGAGGTGGCTTTCAGACAATCAGTCTCCGTTTCCGGGGTTCTGATGGAAAACAATATCGTTTCAGGACTGTTGACAAGGATCCGACAAGAGGGATGCCTGAAAAGTTGCGCGGCACTGTGGTTTCAGCTGTTGTTCAGGATCAGGTGAGCTCTTCAAACCCAGCAAGCGTTGCTGTTATTTCGCCTTTACTCGATGCGGCCGGAGTTCTGCATGCGCCTGCCAGGTTTGTCGTTATGCCTTATGACCGTGAGCATCTCGGGAAGTATTACGAAGAGTTTGCAGGTCTTCTCGGTACGATTGAAGAGCATCCCGATGAAAATGACGGGCCGGTAAATGCGTTTGCAGGAGCGGACAAGGTTGTCAAGACCGATACCATGTTCGAGGCGCTCCAGAAGGATAACCGGAACAGGGTGGATGCAGAGGCCTACCTCAGAGCCCGTCTTATCGATCTTTTTATCGGTGACTGGGACAGGCATGCCGGTCAGTGGCGATGGGCGGGTTTCAGGGAAAAAGGAGAAGTTGTTTGGCGCCCTGTACCTAAAGACCGCGATAATGCCTTTTCACGTCAAGATGGTGTGTTTTCCTGGGTAGTAACCCAGGTTATTCCACACATAGAAGGGTTCGGTGATGACCTCGATGAGGTTTACTTTCTTTCCTGGTCAGGTCGCCCTCTCGATCGTCGCATTTTTCCCGGTTTGTCCAGGGTTCGGTGGAAAGAGGTGACAAACGAATTGCAGACTCTTTTAACGGATGAGCTTATAAACGACGCTGTGCGTCAGATGCCGCCTGCCATGTATGCAGAAGAGGGAGAGAAGATTCTGCATGATCTTAAAACGAGGCGTGATCTTCTGGTCGAGGCCTCGGATGAGTTGTACCGAATTTATGCTGAAGATGTTGATATTTATGCCAGCGACAAACCGGAATTTGCGAAGATAGAACGTAACGGTGACGGTACTGTCGCCGTGAAGATTTACAGAATGCAGGATGATTTGGCATCGCGGGATGCTGTTCCTTTTTATGCAAGAGTATTCGATCCGCGGCACACTGCTGAAATAAGATTATATCTGGAAGGTGGAAACGATTATGCTGTTATCGACGGTATCCTCGCGGAGGATATAGATGTTCGGATTATAGGTGGAAAAGGAAAAGACAAAATCATTGACAGGGTGACAGCTTCAGCCGGCGGTTTCAGCACAAGGGCCGGGAACTATCTTTATGACCGGGGATCGGAAACTGACTTCGGCGAAGGTAAATATACGGTTGTTGACAACAGCAGGATCGAGGACCCGATCGATGAGCGCGCGAAGTATGGTTTCAAAGCCAGAGATTATGGTCGTGAACTGGATGCATCTATTGCAAATCTCAGATTGGATTACGCTCCGGAATATGGTGCTTTTCTTGGATGGGGGGTTGTTCTCGAGGATTATGGCTTTCGCAAGGACCCTTATAATTACAATATGGAACTGAGCGGTGGTATTGCATATGATCCCGGCTCCGAGTTTCGTTACAAGCTTGAATACAGAGGTGATTTTCGTTCGTTTATTGACGGTACGGAGTTGCTTCTCGAAATTGGAACAACCGAGCTTGACGTTATCAATTTTTATGGTTTCGGAAACGAATCGTCTTTTGATACATCTCTGTACGACGAAGATGATTTCGAGATAAAGCAGCAATTGACCTGGATACGCCCGACACTGCAGTTTCCGGCCAACTCCGATTTTCAGTTCAGGACCGGTTTGGAAGCAAAATTCGTCGATCTCGAGGTTGAACCCGGTTCACAGCTGGAAACCATGGCTCCTTATGGTATCGATGAAGATTTTGTCGGCAGTATTATTGCTGGGTTTCGCTATGATAACCGTGACTGCGGTAAGGGAATCATGCTTTCACCCACAAATCAGCTAGGGCGGCTTGCTCGTGGAAGGACCTTTTGTGCTACGGCAGCTTTGAGTGGTATGGTGCTGGACATTGAAGGTGCGTACTATCCGGAGCTTTTTGGAAACAGTAACTCATTTTGGAAAGTCAAGGCTGAAGGGACCGCTTATCTCCCCTTGCCTTCATTGCCTTATTCAAGGCTTGTTTTGCGGGCGGGCGGAGAGAAGATCTGGGGAGATTTTCCGTTCTATGAGGCTGCGTATATCGGAGGTTCGGAATCGATTCGTGGCTATGACAAACAACGTTTTGCAGGGGATGCGTCTCTCTATGCCAATTCTGAGTTCAGGTTCTACCTTGCTACGTTCAAGTTTTTTGTCCCCGTTATGTTCGGCCCTCTCGCATTTATCGAAACGGGCCGGGTTTTTTACGATGGCGAAGATTCCGACAGATGGCATACAGGGTATGGTGGAGGACTTTGGTTCGGTTTCATCGAACCGCGCTATGCCTTGAGCATTGCCGTTGGCAGAGGTGTTGACAGTGCAAGGCTAACCGATGATATTGGCATATACGTTAGAACCGGATTCAGTTTCTGA
- a CDS encoding Pycsar system effector family protein, with protein sequence MTVNNTLLEKVSAYVSQRFAESGKHNTGVYHDLTHTKETVAFGREIAEGTGLSEQSVLLVLLACWFHDIGYIDSPIEHEEKSAEIAERFLVEEGIDKETIEIIKGCIHATKIPQSPRNQLQQIVCDADLSNLGSDNYKKKSELLRIELENNRGLPFSDSEWLQLSIDFFLQHSFFTALAQEKFNGKKEENLVLLKHELQKEQLRKQQRKETKKKNKENATKNRGVERNMEVYYRTSSRNHVSFSAIVDQKANIMIQTNSLIFSIIISLLVRKLDQLPDLIIPTFLMLFTCVATIITSVLATRPKVTRHETTIEDIKNRKANLLFFGSFVNLDIDQYEWGVKEMLKDKPYYIANMIRDTYYLGKVLDKKYKYLKLSYEIFMVGLIISISLYAYAFTN encoded by the coding sequence ATGACTGTCAATAACACACTCCTTGAAAAAGTATCAGCCTATGTTTCACAGCGTTTCGCAGAAAGTGGGAAGCATAACACAGGCGTTTATCACGATCTGACACATACTAAAGAAACCGTTGCTTTCGGACGGGAAATTGCGGAAGGTACAGGCCTGTCCGAACAATCCGTGCTTCTTGTCTTGCTTGCATGTTGGTTTCATGATATCGGCTACATAGACTCCCCGATCGAACACGAAGAAAAAAGTGCAGAAATTGCCGAACGGTTTCTTGTCGAGGAAGGTATTGACAAAGAAACGATAGAGATCATCAAAGGTTGCATTCATGCGACAAAAATCCCACAATCTCCCCGGAACCAGCTTCAGCAGATTGTATGTGATGCCGACCTATCAAATTTGGGTTCGGATAACTATAAGAAGAAAAGCGAGCTTTTGAGAATTGAACTCGAAAACAACAGAGGCTTGCCCTTTTCAGATAGCGAATGGCTTCAGCTCAGTATCGATTTTTTTCTCCAACACAGCTTTTTCACCGCATTGGCTCAAGAAAAATTCAATGGCAAAAAAGAGGAAAACCTTGTTTTGCTGAAACATGAGCTACAGAAAGAACAACTCCGAAAGCAGCAAAGAAAAGAAACGAAAAAAAAGAACAAGGAAAATGCAACCAAAAACCGGGGTGTCGAGCGAAACATGGAGGTGTATTACCGAACATCTTCCAGAAATCATGTGAGCTTCAGCGCTATCGTGGATCAGAAAGCAAACATTATGATTCAGACAAACTCGCTCATTTTTTCCATTATCATTTCACTTCTTGTTCGAAAACTCGATCAACTTCCCGACCTTATCATACCGACGTTTCTGATGCTTTTCACCTGCGTTGCAACAATTATCACATCCGTGCTCGCCACACGCCCGAAAGTAACACGCCATGAAACAACCATAGAAGATATCAAGAACAGAAAAGCGAACCTGTTGTTCTTCGGATCATTCGTCAATCTCGACATCGATCAATACGAATGGGGAGTCAAAGAGATGCTGAAGGATAAACCGTACTATATTGCCAACATGATACGAGATACCTATTATCTTGGGAAGGTCCTCGATAAAAAATACAAGTATCTCAAACTATCCTATGAAATTTTCATGGTTGGCCTGATTATTTCGATCAGCCTTTATGCTTACGCATTCACCAACTGA
- a CDS encoding SdiA-regulated domain-containing protein — protein sequence MLSRYDLGSPENHLKLAPVLKEISGIAVTDDNRLFAHDDEKGTVYQLDMKSGKIIKRFSIFEKRWFGRELVMEDFEDIAVLGKRFYMVSSAGVIYEFREGNDGEKVEAVRHETFLNDLYDVEGLCYDPESDALLLACKEYPKEFSLQQLVLDKEKSKLKQKPVYSFSLESMSLDKTPRFLIDSKFLKKKSAKKKFKPSAIERHPQSGTFFVLAARGKLLVEIDPQGKIIDVARLPSKDHAQPEGLAFTADNEMLISNEGVGGNATLLKYSIRKQRSSLQ from the coding sequence ATGCTTTCGAGGTATGATCTCGGTAGTCCGGAAAATCATCTGAAACTCGCTCCCGTACTGAAAGAAATTTCAGGAATTGCCGTGACGGATGATAATCGATTGTTTGCTCATGATGATGAAAAAGGGACGGTTTATCAGCTTGACATGAAAAGTGGTAAAATTATCAAGCGTTTTTCAATCTTTGAGAAACGCTGGTTTGGCCGGGAGCTTGTCATGGAAGACTTTGAGGACATTGCAGTTTTGGGCAAACGGTTTTATATGGTTTCCAGTGCCGGGGTGATTTACGAGTTTCGAGAGGGAAATGATGGAGAAAAGGTGGAGGCTGTCAGGCATGAAACATTTCTGAACGATCTCTACGACGTCGAAGGACTTTGCTATGATCCGGAGTCAGATGCATTGTTGCTTGCCTGTAAAGAATACCCGAAAGAGTTTTCATTGCAGCAGTTGGTCCTTGACAAAGAAAAATCAAAACTTAAGCAGAAGCCGGTTTATTCATTTTCACTGGAAAGCATGTCACTTGACAAAACCCCGAGGTTTCTTATTGACAGCAAGTTTTTGAAAAAAAAGAGTGCGAAGAAAAAATTCAAACCTTCGGCTATAGAACGTCATCCTCAGTCAGGGACATTTTTTGTCCTGGCGGCAAGAGGAAAGCTTCTTGTAGAAATTGATCCCCAAGGGAAGATTATCGATGTTGCCCGTCTTCCGTCAAAAGATCACGCTCAACCGGAAGGACTCGCTTTTACTGCCGATAATGAGATGCTGATCAGTAATGAAGGGGTTGGAGGAAATGCAACTTTGCTTAAGTATTCGATACGAAAACAGCGCTCATCTTTGCAGTAA
- a CDS encoding PHP domain-containing protein has protein sequence MQWLYCDFHIHTTWSDGQCSLDRVVELYGTAGFDVIAITDHVLDSKSIIKSGKREAELRAVSREGFSGYQQALWAAARRAWEKYAMLLIPGIEITNNTSRYHILALDVKDYISPDLDVDTIIEKTRAQQGISVACHPYVRNHSGEDPSVHLWKNHERLATMFDAWEVANRDDLFNVVGLKKFNYIANSDFHEERHLLSWKTLLRCEKNIEAVKEAIRNNDRVSLFLYRGGKIK, from the coding sequence ATGCAATGGCTTTACTGTGATTTTCATATTCACACAACGTGGAGTGACGGCCAATGTTCCCTCGACAGGGTCGTCGAGTTATATGGGACGGCTGGATTTGACGTTATCGCGATTACAGACCATGTGCTCGACAGCAAAAGTATCATAAAAAGCGGAAAAAGAGAGGCCGAACTCCGTGCTGTCAGTAGAGAGGGTTTTTCCGGTTATCAGCAGGCCTTATGGGCGGCGGCCAGGAGGGCCTGGGAGAAGTATGCCATGCTGTTGATTCCGGGGATTGAAATAACAAACAATACATCCCGTTATCACATTCTTGCGCTCGATGTCAAGGACTATATATCTCCGGATCTCGATGTCGATACCATCATTGAGAAAACAAGAGCGCAGCAGGGTATTTCCGTTGCGTGTCATCCCTACGTGAGAAATCATTCGGGTGAAGATCCTTCGGTACATCTTTGGAAAAACCACGAAAGGCTTGCGACAATGTTCGATGCCTGGGAGGTTGCGAACCGTGATGATCTCTTTAATGTTGTTGGTTTGAAAAAGTTTAATTATATCGCTAATTCAGATTTTCACGAAGAACGACATTTGCTTTCCTGGAAAACGCTGCTGAGATGTGAAAAAAACATCGAGGCGGTCAAGGAGGCAATAAGAAACAATGACAGAGTATCTCTTTTTCTTTACAGAGGCGGAAAAATCAAATGA
- a CDS encoding phosphatase PAP2 family protein: MFFLLCSLFFHGIPSAEAGNRSTGDILEDDVARFAHDFRSIFSSPAHFDGSDWMTVFAVAGTATAAVLWVDDPVREYMLDNRSGFMDDLVSVGDYYGKLSTGYYLGSTLYVAGIVSEDEWVRYTGRAVLEAHTFSLLITGILKAVTGRSRPYLFEGNKQFNWFEKENSRWSFPSGHTTAAFAISSALSRRIDRPWATTGLYALSGITVLDRIYDDKHWLSDTIIGAAIGTAVGLAVGKMINEEEARRKKGGLESLNERPVELVHFSLSF, from the coding sequence ATGTTTTTTTTGCTGTGTTCATTGTTTTTTCATGGGATACCGTCAGCAGAAGCTGGAAACCGTTCGACAGGTGATATCCTGGAAGATGATGTAGCTCGTTTCGCTCATGATTTCAGGAGTATCTTTTCTTCCCCTGCACATTTTGATGGCAGTGACTGGATGACGGTTTTTGCGGTTGCAGGTACAGCGACTGCAGCCGTGCTGTGGGTCGATGATCCTGTTCGGGAGTATATGCTCGACAATCGTTCTGGCTTTATGGATGATTTGGTTTCTGTCGGTGATTACTATGGGAAATTATCTACAGGTTACTATCTGGGATCGACTCTCTATGTTGCCGGTATTGTCAGTGAAGATGAATGGGTTCGCTACACAGGGCGGGCCGTACTTGAAGCTCATACATTTTCTCTCCTTATTACGGGTATTCTTAAAGCGGTTACAGGTCGATCGAGACCGTATCTTTTTGAAGGAAACAAACAGTTCAACTGGTTTGAAAAAGAAAACAGCAGATGGTCTTTTCCTTCGGGTCATACAACTGCTGCATTTGCAATCTCATCAGCATTGAGCAGAAGAATCGATAGGCCTTGGGCAACCACCGGTCTTTATGCTTTGTCGGGTATTACTGTGCTGGACCGGATATATGACGACAAACATTGGCTTTCCGATACCATAATCGGGGCTGCAATAGGTACAGCTGTTGGGCTCGCCGTAGGAAAAATGATCAATGAAGAGGAAGCCAGACGAAAAAAGGGCGGTTTGGAGTCCTTGAACGAGCGCCCGGTCGAGCTTGTGCACTTCTCACTGAGTTTTTAG
- a CDS encoding adenylate/guanylate cyclase domain-containing protein: MRTPLKISRNLKSIGRIIFGFMMALYIYLAFFKALSCTYEEFVYPNYSFVFVFFTTVGFVIGAAVAVSDVFFLSRITSNLNFLLTLFVRTVFYVIIALMVLLFFVVWDEYRLPGNAGVFSSERYLRTFFFGEFFVLVLFLTIVGIVINSFRLVVQRVGEKNFWNVVVGRYHTPHEEERVFMFLDLYSSTALAESMGHERYHNLLYDVFNDIAEPITTYGGEVYQYVGDSVVITWNIQDGTKRLNCIRCFFDILKRIEKRAGEYEMRYQHVPHLKAGLHAGKVMAGEVGVEKREIVFHGDTVNTAARIQEECVEMGEQILLSEELLFLFPAKQLKKFATRFKGIISLKGRMSQVALYTISEME; the protein is encoded by the coding sequence ATGCGAACTCCTCTGAAGATATCCCGAAATTTGAAGAGTATAGGGCGGATTATCTTCGGTTTCATGATGGCGCTCTATATTTATCTGGCTTTTTTTAAAGCCTTGAGCTGTACCTACGAAGAGTTTGTATACCCAAATTATTCCTTTGTTTTCGTCTTTTTTACCACTGTTGGATTTGTTATTGGGGCAGCTGTTGCTGTATCGGATGTTTTTTTTCTTTCGAGGATCACCAGTAACCTCAATTTTCTTCTGACGCTTTTTGTCAGGACAGTATTCTATGTCATCATCGCTTTGATGGTGCTGCTGTTTTTCGTGGTTTGGGATGAATACCGATTACCGGGTAACGCAGGTGTTTTTTCTTCTGAAAGATATCTCAGAACGTTTTTTTTCGGGGAGTTTTTTGTCCTGGTTTTGTTCCTGACTATAGTCGGTATTGTGATCAACTCTTTCCGGCTTGTTGTTCAGAGGGTTGGGGAAAAAAATTTCTGGAATGTTGTCGTGGGAAGATATCATACCCCTCATGAGGAGGAAAGGGTTTTCATGTTTCTTGATTTGTACAGTTCAACTGCTCTTGCTGAAAGCATGGGACATGAACGTTATCACAACCTTCTTTATGATGTTTTTAATGATATAGCCGAACCGATTACCACATATGGTGGTGAAGTCTATCAGTATGTTGGTGACAGTGTCGTTATCACCTGGAATATTCAGGATGGCACGAAGCGACTGAACTGTATTCGCTGCTTTTTTGATATCCTGAAACGTATTGAAAAACGAGCCGGAGAATATGAGATGCGCTATCAGCATGTTCCGCATTTGAAAGCCGGGTTACATGCCGGCAAAGTAATGGCTGGTGAGGTCGGGGTGGAAAAGAGGGAAATTGTTTTTCACGGAGATACGGTCAATACAGCGGCAAGGATTCAGGAGGAGTGCGTTGAAATGGGTGAGCAGATTCTCTTGTCGGAAGAGCTGCTTTTTCTTTTTCCTGCAAAGCAGTTGAAAAAATTTGCTACACGTTTTAAAGGAATCATTTCTCTTAAGGGCAGAATGTCACAAGTTGCGCTCTATACCATCAGCGAGATGGAATGA
- a CDS encoding class I SAM-dependent DNA methyltransferase → MKQSPDNRPHFNAAAETWDANPRRVNLARQVAQSMKKQLPFQTDWNALEIGCGTGLLTCPVSSMIASLTALDTSEKMIDELNKKICKQRTSNIQPVVSDIFSFPHIPEQTKKYHLIFSSMTFHHIENVDGALQKLFSLLLPGGYLAIADLDEEDGYFHNDSNEKVHHGFRRNLFQKQLLQQGFTDISFSTAAKLTKTNRANIEKTYTVFLATARKSTEQ, encoded by the coding sequence TTGAAACAAAGCCCAGACAATCGCCCCCATTTCAATGCCGCTGCTGAAACATGGGATGCAAACCCACGGAGGGTAAACCTCGCCCGGCAAGTAGCGCAATCGATGAAAAAACAGCTCCCTTTTCAGACAGACTGGAATGCTTTGGAAATAGGATGTGGAACCGGGCTCCTGACCTGCCCTGTTTCTTCCATGATAGCATCTTTGACCGCCCTCGACACGTCGGAAAAGATGATCGATGAACTGAACAAAAAAATCTGCAAGCAACGGACGTCCAATATACAACCGGTCGTTTCCGATATCTTTTCCTTTCCTCACATACCTGAACAGACAAAAAAGTATCACCTCATTTTCAGCAGTATGACTTTTCATCATATCGAAAACGTCGATGGGGCACTACAAAAACTTTTTTCACTACTGCTTCCGGGTGGTTATCTGGCAATTGCCGATCTTGATGAAGAAGACGGCTACTTTCACAACGACAGCAATGAAAAGGTCCATCATGGGTTCAGAAGAAATCTGTTTCAAAAACAGTTGTTACAGCAAGGATTTACAGACATTTCTTTTTCAACTGCGGCAAAACTGACAAAAACCAACCGTGCAAACATCGAAAAAACGTATACCGTTTTTCTGGCCACTGCACGAAAGAGCACAGAGCAATGA
- a CDS encoding metallophosphoesterase, with protein sequence MKLLNNNDKHPHLERLLERSKNIDLDGESRILILSDLHMGNGGRRDEFRHNAALVDAVMSKYYLPEKYSLILNGDIEELFKFPLDDIVAQWRHIYQLFLRFNETGFFLRTIGNHDASLQDEKDYLLAPFLLESLKLSYRQENILVFHGHQASVFLWETYPVVSRSIVWFLRYVAKPFGIRNFSIAYNSRRRFAIEKSIYDFSNNAKIVSVIGHTHRPLFESLSKVDYLNYRIEELCRAFPAAQKQEREIIQDKISTLKEELAACYEQGKKIGLRSGVYNNLTIPSVFNSGCAIGKRGITALEIDHEKIRLVYWYNGKQSRKFLSDRDSRPIRLDGTSYYRIVLNEDHLDYVFSRLHLLA encoded by the coding sequence ATGAAGCTGCTTAACAACAATGACAAGCATCCGCATCTCGAACGTCTGCTGGAAAGGTCAAAAAATATCGATCTTGACGGGGAATCGAGGATTCTGATCCTGAGCGATTTGCATATGGGCAACGGGGGGAGACGTGACGAGTTCAGGCACAATGCTGCTCTTGTCGATGCTGTTATGAGCAAGTATTACCTTCCGGAAAAGTACAGCCTTATTCTCAATGGTGATATTGAAGAACTTTTTAAGTTTCCTCTCGATGATATCGTTGCTCAATGGCGGCATATTTATCAACTTTTTCTTCGTTTTAACGAAACAGGCTTTTTTTTAAGAACCATTGGGAACCACGATGCTTCGCTTCAGGATGAAAAAGATTACCTGTTGGCGCCTTTTCTGCTGGAATCACTGAAACTGTCCTATCGTCAAGAGAACATTCTGGTTTTTCACGGTCACCAAGCATCGGTTTTCCTCTGGGAGACATATCCGGTTGTCAGCCGTTCGATAGTCTGGTTTTTACGCTACGTAGCAAAACCGTTCGGTATCAGGAATTTTTCAATTGCTTATAATAGCCGTCGCCGTTTCGCAATTGAAAAATCGATCTATGATTTTTCCAATAACGCGAAAATTGTTTCGGTTATCGGTCATACACATCGCCCTCTTTTTGAATCGCTTTCCAAGGTTGATTATCTCAACTATCGGATTGAAGAGCTTTGCCGTGCGTTTCCTGCAGCACAAAAGCAAGAAAGGGAGATAATACAAGATAAAATATCGACTCTCAAGGAAGAGCTCGCTGCCTGTTACGAGCAGGGGAAAAAAATCGGTTTGCGTAGCGGGGTATACAATAACCTGACTATACCCAGTGTTTTTAATTCAGGGTGCGCTATTGGCAAGAGGGGAATCACCGCACTGGAGATAGACCACGAAAAGATACGCCTTGTTTACTGGTATAACGGTAAACAGAGCCGGAAATTTTTAAGTGATCGTGACAGCCGTCCGATACGACTTGATGGAACAAGTTATTACAGGATTGTGTTGAATGAAGATCACCTTGATTATGTTTTTTCCCGTTTGCATCTGTTGGCGTGA
- a CDS encoding HAD family hydrolase, whose protein sequence is MNFKAVIFDLDGTLLDSLKDLADTLNYVLGDNGYPTHDIDQFRYLVGYGMNELVRRALPPDLQNQRELLERLMQEMLARYAVTWKNNTRPYPGIDELLDWLDTTSIKKGVLSNKSDKFTKLCVETLLSRWKFDCVTGHHPGINHKPDPQGALLMAKEMKIDPAEILYVGDSNVDMLTANAAGMLPLGVLWGFRTKEELLESGAKLLVEKPQAIISILSANNTQSITP, encoded by the coding sequence ATGAACTTCAAAGCAGTTATTTTCGACCTCGACGGCACACTTCTCGACTCACTTAAGGACCTGGCAGACACGCTTAACTACGTTCTTGGCGACAACGGTTATCCAACACACGACATAGACCAGTTCCGCTACCTTGTCGGGTACGGCATGAACGAACTGGTCCGAAGAGCGCTTCCACCCGATCTGCAAAATCAGCGGGAACTTCTCGAAAGACTCATGCAGGAAATGCTGGCACGTTATGCAGTAACCTGGAAAAACAATACCCGGCCGTATCCCGGTATTGACGAGTTACTTGACTGGCTGGATACCACTTCGATAAAAAAGGGGGTGCTCTCCAACAAATCGGACAAATTCACGAAGCTATGTGTCGAAACCCTGCTCTCCCGGTGGAAATTCGATTGCGTCACAGGGCACCACCCAGGAATCAACCACAAACCGGACCCGCAAGGAGCTCTTTTGATGGCGAAGGAAATGAAAATCGACCCGGCAGAGATTCTTTATGTAGGAGACAGTAACGTAGACATGCTGACGGCGAATGCAGCCGGAATGCTTCCTTTGGGGGTACTCTGGGGCTTCAGAACAAAAGAAGAATTACTCGAAAGCGGTGCAAAATTGTTAGTCGAAAAACCTCAGGCAATAATCAGCATACTTTCTGCAAACAATACGCAAAGTATTACACCCTAA